Proteins encoded together in one Candidatus Sulfotelmatobacter sp. window:
- a CDS encoding 2-dehydropantoate 2-reductase, whose protein sequence is MAQLRHAILGVGGVGGMIGACLARSEAPVTVVVRPESLAQYPEQLHLESPFGNFSVPVARAVEVPSCDVLWIAVKATQLDAALAALKNPQAVTAIVPLLNGIDHLAVLRARYGAGKVIAATIAGEMERVALGRIVHRTPFARLNMSAAGRPLLGPTLDELQKLGFECRFIDDEATLMWGKLVFLAPFALTTTAADKTVGEIFADPEWRALGLACVREASAVAKAEGAKVDAEAVIAAATKMPGTMRSSMQKDVERGNAPELDAIAGPILRGGAQHGIDVSATKKLVAAVERRAATPIS, encoded by the coding sequence ATGGCTCAGTTACGACATGCGATTCTCGGCGTCGGCGGTGTGGGTGGGATGATCGGGGCGTGCCTGGCGAGGTCTGAGGCGCCCGTGACCGTGGTCGTTAGGCCGGAATCGTTGGCGCAGTATCCTGAACAACTTCATCTGGAGAGTCCCTTCGGAAACTTCAGCGTGCCGGTTGCGCGCGCTGTGGAAGTTCCATCCTGCGATGTGCTCTGGATTGCCGTAAAAGCCACGCAACTGGACGCTGCGCTAGCTGCGCTGAAGAATCCTCAGGCCGTCACGGCGATCGTTCCTCTGCTGAATGGGATCGATCATCTTGCCGTGCTGCGCGCCAGATACGGGGCGGGGAAGGTGATTGCCGCCACCATCGCCGGCGAGATGGAAAGGGTTGCCCTCGGACGCATCGTGCATCGCACACCCTTTGCGCGTCTGAATATGTCGGCGGCGGGACGGCCACTGCTCGGGCCGACTCTCGACGAGCTTCAAAAACTGGGCTTCGAGTGCCGCTTCATCGACGACGAAGCGACCCTGATGTGGGGCAAACTTGTCTTCCTCGCACCGTTCGCGTTGACCACGACCGCGGCCGATAAAACCGTAGGCGAGATTTTTGCTGATCCGGAGTGGAGAGCACTGGGACTGGCCTGCGTTCGGGAAGCCAGCGCCGTTGCCAAAGCGGAAGGTGCGAAGGTGGACGCTGAAGCCGTTATCGCCGCTGCGACCAAGATGCCGGGGACCATGCGCAGCTCGATGCAGAAAGATGTCGAGCGCGGCAATGCGCCGGAACTCGACGCAATTGCCGGACCGATTCTGCGCGGCGGCGCGCAGCACGGCATCGACGTGTCAGCGACGAAGAAACTGGTTGCGGCGGTCGAGCGCAGGGCCGCCACTCCCATCTCCTAG
- a CDS encoding amidohydrolase: MALLCVVAFRPSAMAQTPAPGAAPDTRPRADIIFTHANVYTGVPADTPFSSILREEAIAVRGDRIQAVGKAIDIEKLKGPQTNVIDLGGHFLMPGLNDAHLHLDDAGMTKLSVDLTGVKSLDELRGKVAKKVEESNAGDWILGSGWDETLWPVKATPTRWDLDEVSGGHPVFLVRIDGHIAVANTRALQLGSITLASRDPQGGRIDRNENGEPTGILRETAQAAVLGVIPKPTHRLRRQALELALADLTEHGVTSAQDYSPNWEDFQIYEELEKEGKLTVRISEWLPFDEPLEELDKKRNSHPQSDLMLHTGMLKGFMDGSLGSHTAAMLEPYSDDPTNSGLPRYEAAKLNEMTKERVLAGFQIGFHAIGDKGVQMGLDAFAEAEKAAHEAHVKAPDGGDDFRLRIEHAQVTTPAQIAQFKTLKVIASMQPSHVLNDMRWAQDRLGPKRAATSYAWLAFLNKNVTLAFGTDYPVEPVTPFRGLYAATTRRSENGKQEYFPEQRITMDQAIAAYTQGSAFAEFEEKEKGKLVPGMLADLVVLDRDPAASSPEKLLGTKVLRTVLGGKTVYEAK; this comes from the coding sequence GTGGCATTGTTGTGCGTGGTCGCGTTCCGCCCGTCAGCGATGGCGCAGACTCCCGCGCCAGGCGCCGCACCCGATACCAGGCCGAGGGCCGACATCATTTTCACGCACGCGAACGTTTATACCGGCGTGCCGGCCGATACGCCATTCAGTTCGATTCTGCGCGAGGAAGCGATTGCCGTGCGCGGGGACCGCATTCAGGCTGTCGGGAAGGCCATCGATATCGAAAAGCTGAAAGGCCCGCAGACTAACGTCATCGATTTGGGCGGACATTTTCTCATGCCCGGATTGAATGATGCTCACCTTCATCTTGACGATGCCGGGATGACGAAGCTGAGTGTCGATCTGACCGGCGTGAAATCTTTAGACGAACTGCGCGGAAAGGTGGCGAAGAAAGTCGAAGAATCGAACGCGGGCGACTGGATTCTGGGATCGGGCTGGGACGAGACGCTATGGCCGGTGAAAGCCACTCCAACCCGCTGGGATCTGGACGAAGTTTCGGGCGGACATCCTGTATTTCTGGTTCGCATCGACGGGCACATTGCCGTGGCGAATACGCGCGCGCTGCAGTTGGGCAGCATCACCCTGGCCAGCCGCGATCCACAAGGCGGGCGGATCGACCGCAACGAAAATGGCGAGCCTACGGGAATCCTGAGGGAAACGGCGCAGGCCGCGGTGCTGGGAGTGATTCCAAAGCCGACGCACCGTTTGCGACGGCAGGCGCTGGAATTGGCTCTCGCAGATCTAACGGAACATGGCGTAACTTCGGCGCAGGATTATTCGCCGAACTGGGAAGATTTTCAGATCTACGAAGAGTTGGAAAAAGAGGGCAAGCTCACGGTCCGCATCAGCGAGTGGTTGCCCTTCGACGAGCCATTGGAGGAGTTGGACAAGAAGCGCAACTCGCATCCGCAGTCGGATTTGATGCTGCACACCGGCATGCTGAAAGGTTTCATGGATGGTTCGCTGGGCTCGCACACGGCAGCAATGCTGGAGCCCTACTCGGATGATCCGACAAATTCCGGCTTGCCGCGTTACGAAGCGGCAAAGCTGAATGAGATGACGAAGGAGCGCGTGCTGGCCGGCTTCCAGATTGGCTTTCATGCAATCGGCGATAAGGGAGTACAGATGGGACTTGATGCTTTTGCCGAAGCGGAGAAGGCAGCGCACGAGGCGCATGTGAAAGCGCCGGACGGCGGCGACGACTTTCGTCTACGCATCGAGCACGCGCAGGTGACCACGCCGGCGCAAATTGCCCAGTTCAAAACGCTGAAAGTCATTGCTTCGATGCAGCCCAGTCATGTGCTCAATGACATGCGCTGGGCGCAGGACCGCCTGGGGCCCAAGCGCGCAGCGACCTCCTATGCGTGGCTGGCCTTCCTGAATAAAAATGTGACGCTGGCCTTTGGCACCGATTATCCGGTCGAGCCGGTCACGCCGTTCCGCGGGCTTTATGCCGCCACGACGCGCCGAAGTGAGAATGGCAAGCAGGAATATTTTCCCGAGCAGCGAATCACGATGGATCAGGCTATCGCGGCCTACACGCAGGGTTCAGCATTCGCGGAGTTTGAAGAGAAGGAAAAAGGTAAGCTGGTGCCGGGGATGCTGGCGGACCTTGTCGTCCTCGACCGCGATCCGGCGGCGTCGTCACCGGAGAAGTTGCTGGGCACTAAGGTGCTGCGCACGGTGCTGGGCGGCAAGACGGTGTACGAGGCGAAGTAA
- a CDS encoding aldehyde dehydrogenase family protein, whose translation MTLHLQIAAAKVRSVNPATGEVLREIECAGGSEIFAAVERARMAQSAWAELGLRRRIGVVREFQRRLHDKKSEVAAAITREAGKPLVEALATEVLVVLDAARFLIDNAWRLLRDEPVPHGNLATKLKTGYLVHEPHGAIGIISPWNYPFSIPATETLAALVAGNAVVLKPSELTPLAALELASLLHAAGVPKDVFQVIVGDGQAGAALLRSPIDKLVFTGSVATGKRIAAAAAERLLPVVLELGGKDPMLVLDDADVDVASSAAVWGAFVNAGQACLSVERVYVHRSLYEPFVKACADKTKRLRMGNGMDANTDVGPMIHERQLKIVDAHVEDAKSRGARVLAGGKRLPELGANFYAPTVLADVTHDMRVMREETFGPVLPVMACANDDEAVRLANESEYGLAASVWTRDRKRGEHLARRIHAGTVMVNDVISCFGIGEAPHGGVKASGVGRTHGRFGLDEMVRLKYLDIDRMPGMKKVWWYGYGERLRQQMEGFLDMQFASGLGTRASGAVRAAGMMGRKRL comes from the coding sequence ATGACTCTTCATCTGCAAATCGCGGCAGCGAAGGTTAGGTCGGTGAATCCGGCGACGGGCGAAGTTCTGCGTGAGATCGAGTGCGCGGGGGGAAGCGAAATCTTCGCTGCCGTAGAACGAGCGCGCATGGCTCAATCTGCCTGGGCTGAGTTGGGACTGCGCCGGCGGATTGGCGTGGTGCGCGAGTTTCAGCGCCGTCTGCACGATAAGAAATCAGAGGTAGCAGCCGCCATCACACGCGAGGCGGGGAAGCCGCTCGTGGAAGCGTTGGCCACCGAGGTGTTGGTGGTACTGGATGCCGCGCGATTTCTTATCGACAACGCATGGCGGCTATTGCGCGATGAACCGGTGCCGCATGGAAACCTCGCCACCAAGCTCAAGACTGGATATCTGGTGCACGAGCCACATGGCGCGATTGGAATTATCTCGCCCTGGAATTATCCATTCTCGATTCCGGCCACGGAGACCCTGGCGGCGCTGGTGGCAGGCAACGCTGTGGTTCTGAAACCCTCAGAATTGACGCCGCTGGCAGCGCTGGAGTTGGCGTCGTTGCTGCATGCGGCGGGCGTTCCTAAGGATGTATTTCAGGTTATCGTGGGCGACGGGCAAGCGGGGGCGGCGCTGTTGCGGTCACCGATCGATAAGCTGGTATTTACTGGCAGCGTCGCGACAGGAAAAAGAATTGCCGCTGCGGCGGCCGAGCGATTGCTTCCAGTGGTACTGGAGTTGGGCGGGAAAGATCCGATGCTGGTGCTTGACGACGCCGATGTGGACGTAGCATCGAGCGCCGCGGTATGGGGAGCATTCGTCAATGCAGGGCAGGCGTGCCTTTCGGTCGAGCGCGTTTATGTGCATCGCAGTTTGTATGAACCCTTTGTAAAGGCTTGCGCGGACAAGACGAAGCGGCTGCGCATGGGCAATGGCATGGACGCCAACACCGATGTGGGGCCGATGATCCACGAGCGGCAGTTGAAAATCGTGGACGCCCACGTGGAAGATGCGAAATCGCGCGGCGCGCGGGTTCTGGCCGGGGGCAAGCGACTGCCGGAACTGGGAGCTAATTTCTACGCCCCCACAGTCCTGGCCGACGTGACGCATGACATGCGCGTCATGCGAGAGGAAACTTTCGGTCCGGTGCTGCCGGTCATGGCGTGCGCCAATGACGACGAAGCCGTACGGCTGGCCAATGAATCCGAATATGGGTTGGCAGCGAGCGTGTGGACGCGCGACCGAAAGCGCGGCGAACATCTGGCGCGGCGTATTCATGCCGGCACCGTGATGGTGAACGATGTGATTTCCTGTTTCGGCATCGGCGAAGCTCCGCATGGCGGCGTGAAGGCGAGCGGCGTGGGCCGGACGCACGGGCGATTCGGGCTCGATGAAATGGTGCGACTGAAGTATCTCGATATCGATCGGATGCCGGGGATGAAGAAAGTCTGGTGGTATGGGTACGGCGAGAGGTTACGGCAACAGATGGAAGGCTTTCTGGATATGCAGTTCGCCAGCGGGCTGGGGACGCGGGCGAGTGGGGCGGTGCGCGCGGCGGGGATGATGGGACGAAAGCGGCTGTGA
- a CDS encoding Do family serine endopeptidase gives MDSRAIWMRIKAHGWAYTLSIVATLAVGILIGTVVSYGVKGKEGQKSEATPLNMPSPQQMSNTFSQIAKQLEPSVVNINTESTIKNVHKRRGQNPDDDDSDNGGMDDFFKHFFGGPGGQGGQGMPGAPGGPGDGSIRERSLGSGVIVDPKGYIVTNRHVVEKADRIRVRFEDDPPGVQHDAKVIGTDQETDLAVIKVDIDRVLPSAKMGNSDSMQVGDWVLAVGSPFGLSETVTAGIVSAKGRDIVPGRQFQTFIQTDAAINPGNSGGPLVNMNGEVIGINTAILSETNAYAGVGFALPSKTVVDVYNQLTGPEHKVSRGSIGIMFDAVENPAIARVYGSGTGVTVSSVVPGSPADAAGLKVGDTITSVDGKKVSKGSELVADIASRKPGSKVSLSFLRNGKTQETSVTIADRAKLFAARLGDEQENDDESTPKQSKFGVTVRKVTPEMADRLDMPAGRGVIVQDVKPGSFAEDINLGRGDIILEVNKQPVNSEDDFAKIESSLKSGQDVVFLVRSRGSSRQDGTIFLAGTLP, from the coding sequence ATGGATTCGCGCGCAATCTGGATGCGCATCAAGGCTCATGGCTGGGCCTACACGCTGAGTATTGTGGCAACGCTTGCCGTCGGCATTTTGATCGGGACGGTGGTTTCCTACGGCGTTAAAGGGAAAGAAGGGCAAAAGAGCGAGGCAACGCCGCTTAACATGCCCTCGCCGCAGCAAATGTCGAATACGTTTTCGCAGATCGCGAAACAACTGGAACCGAGCGTGGTCAATATCAACACGGAATCGACCATCAAGAACGTCCACAAGCGACGCGGACAGAATCCCGACGACGATGACAGCGATAACGGCGGGATGGACGATTTCTTCAAACACTTCTTCGGCGGTCCCGGCGGACAGGGTGGTCAGGGCATGCCCGGAGCTCCCGGAGGGCCGGGAGATGGATCCATCCGCGAGCGTTCGCTGGGCTCCGGCGTAATCGTCGATCCCAAGGGATACATTGTCACCAATCGCCACGTGGTCGAAAAGGCGGATCGCATCCGGGTTCGCTTCGAGGATGATCCTCCCGGCGTACAACATGATGCGAAGGTCATCGGCACCGATCAGGAAACCGATCTGGCCGTGATCAAAGTGGATATCGACCGCGTGCTGCCGTCGGCGAAGATGGGCAATTCTGACAGCATGCAGGTGGGCGATTGGGTTCTGGCGGTGGGCAGTCCGTTCGGGCTGTCCGAGACTGTGACCGCCGGAATTGTTTCGGCCAAGGGTCGCGACATTGTTCCCGGCCGCCAATTCCAAACGTTCATTCAGACCGATGCCGCCATCAATCCCGGCAATTCGGGCGGTCCGCTGGTCAATATGAACGGGGAAGTGATCGGCATCAACACCGCGATTCTTAGCGAGACCAACGCTTATGCAGGCGTCGGTTTTGCGCTGCCCTCGAAGACTGTAGTCGATGTTTACAACCAGTTGACCGGGCCGGAACACAAGGTGTCCCGCGGCTCGATTGGCATCATGTTTGATGCGGTTGAAAATCCGGCGATTGCACGGGTCTATGGTTCGGGAACCGGTGTAACTGTCTCGAGCGTAGTGCCGGGCAGCCCAGCGGATGCAGCGGGATTGAAAGTAGGCGACACTATTACCAGCGTCGATGGCAAGAAGGTGAGTAAGGGCTCGGAACTGGTGGCCGACATTGCCTCGCGCAAGCCGGGATCGAAGGTCAGCCTCAGCTTCCTGCGCAACGGCAAGACGCAGGAAACCTCCGTGACCATTGCAGATCGCGCCAAGCTGTTTGCCGCTCGTCTCGGCGATGAGCAGGAGAACGATGACGAGAGCACTCCCAAGCAGAGCAAGTTTGGCGTGACCGTTCGCAAAGTGACCCCGGAAATGGCCGACCGCCTCGACATGCCGGCAGGCAGGGGCGTAATCGTGCAAGATGTAAAGCCTGGGTCGTTCGCTGAGGATATCAACCTGGGACGCGGCGACATCATTCTCGAAGTCAATAAGCAACCGGTCAACAGCGAAGACGACTTCGCGAAGATTGAGTCGAGCCTGAAGAGCGGCCAGGACGTGGTGTTTCTGGTGCGCTCGCGGGGTTCGTCGCGGCAGGATGGAACCATCTTCCTGGCCGGTACACTTCCGTAA
- a CDS encoding LeuA family protein, translated as MNTPDLIYDWNQNYPPGMKPSGPVLINDETLRDGLQSPSVRDPSIAEKIEILHLMETLGIHSLNLGLPGAGPRAVEAVTAVAREIAAGKMKIRANCAARTHENDIRPIAEIVQKTGLAIEAATFIGSSPIRRFTEGWTDDFLLQTADKAVRYAVSLGLSVMFVTEDTTRCDPETVKKLYATAIQCGARAICICDTAGHATPMGALALVRFVMDEVVKPSGEKIRVDWHGHNDRGLAIANSMAAIIAGANCVHGCAIGLGERVGNTQVDQMLVNLKLMGVAPWGEQDLTKLKQYCQAVSRATGVPIPANYPVVGDDAFRTATGVHASAIVKAYRKGDVLLANSVYSGVPSHMFGLEQIIDVGPMSGKSNVQWWLERHGMPVSDEMVDRIYQRAKQSDHTLSEAEILECVSAAAQKK; from the coding sequence ATGAACACTCCCGACCTCATCTACGACTGGAATCAGAATTATCCGCCGGGCATGAAGCCGTCCGGGCCGGTGTTGATTAACGACGAGACTCTGCGCGACGGGCTGCAATCGCCTTCGGTGCGCGATCCTTCAATTGCGGAGAAGATTGAGATTCTGCATTTGATGGAGACGCTCGGAATCCATTCGCTTAATTTGGGGCTGCCGGGCGCAGGGCCGCGTGCGGTTGAGGCCGTGACTGCGGTGGCCCGCGAGATCGCGGCGGGCAAAATGAAGATTCGCGCCAACTGCGCTGCGCGGACGCACGAGAACGATATTCGCCCGATCGCCGAGATCGTGCAGAAAACCGGGCTGGCGATCGAGGCTGCGACATTTATTGGGTCCAGTCCCATTCGCAGATTCACCGAAGGATGGACCGACGATTTTCTTTTGCAGACGGCAGACAAGGCCGTGAGATATGCGGTCTCGCTCGGGCTGAGCGTGATGTTCGTCACCGAAGACACCACGCGCTGCGATCCGGAGACGGTGAAAAAGCTTTATGCGACGGCGATCCAGTGCGGCGCGAGGGCGATCTGCATTTGCGACACCGCCGGGCATGCCACGCCCATGGGCGCGCTGGCGCTGGTGCGGTTTGTGATGGACGAAGTGGTGAAGCCCTCGGGCGAAAAGATTCGCGTGGACTGGCACGGGCATAACGACCGCGGTCTGGCGATTGCCAATTCCATGGCGGCGATCATTGCCGGAGCGAATTGCGTGCACGGATGCGCGATTGGCCTGGGTGAGCGCGTGGGCAACACGCAGGTCGACCAGATGCTGGTGAATCTGAAACTGATGGGCGTTGCGCCCTGGGGCGAACAGGACCTGACCAAGCTCAAGCAATATTGTCAGGCAGTCTCGCGAGCAACCGGAGTGCCGATTCCAGCGAATTATCCCGTGGTAGGCGACGATGCCTTTCGCACCGCGACGGGAGTGCACGCGTCGGCGATCGTCAAGGCATATCGCAAGGGCGATGTCCTGCTGGCGAATTCGGTGTATTCCGGAGTGCCGTCGCACATGTTCGGGCTGGAACAGATCATCGACGTTGGTCCGATGAGCGGGAAATCGAATGTGCAGTGGTGGCTGGAGCGGCACGGGATGCCGGTGAGCGACGAGATGGTCGATCGCATCTACCAACGCGCCAAGCAGAGCGACCATACGCTGAGCGAGGCGGAGATTTTAGAGTGTGTGTCGGCCGCCGCGCAGAAGAAGTGA
- a CDS encoding cupin domain-containing protein has protein sequence MARKLPSASVKASPAHPALVNRDNAEHYRWGINCDAWYLVNDEQLSVIEEFMPPGAAEIRHHHEKAQQFFYILVGEVLMEVEGQTTLLAAGSGIRVLPGQRHQIRNPSSVPVRFLVVSQPRSHGDRLNE, from the coding sequence ATGGCACGAAAACTCCCTTCCGCTTCGGTGAAAGCCAGCCCCGCGCACCCCGCCCTGGTGAACCGCGACAACGCGGAGCACTACCGCTGGGGAATCAACTGCGACGCGTGGTACCTGGTCAACGACGAACAACTCAGCGTGATCGAAGAATTCATGCCGCCCGGCGCTGCCGAAATTCGCCACCATCATGAGAAAGCTCAGCAGTTTTTCTACATCCTCGTCGGCGAAGTCTTGATGGAAGTGGAAGGCCAAACCACGCTTCTGGCCGCTGGCAGCGGCATCCGCGTGCTGCCGGGGCAGCGCCATCAGATCCGCAACCCGTCGTCCGTCCCAGTGCGATTCCTGGTAGTCTCACAGCCTCGCAGCCATGGCGACCGCTTAAACGAGTAA
- a CDS encoding CPBP family intramembrane glutamic endopeptidase, which produces MQATQQKLRDSLWLALIEFAMVAGLFVADIYHHIYLSKTPYLFLLGWISLRLRGMRWKDVGFTRPRSWGKALLLGVTVGIGMEVMELFGTQPLLARWLGKMPDLSDFAGMVGNLKIFLIYLILVWTLGALGEEIVYRGYLMNRVAGLFRNTRAAWVVSLIAVSIVFGCGHLDQGATGMVENVWDGLLLGALYLACGRNLAVPVIAHACTDTLDFVLIYLGRYPGMH; this is translated from the coding sequence ATGCAGGCAACCCAGCAAAAGCTGCGCGACAGCCTATGGTTGGCTCTGATCGAGTTCGCCATGGTCGCGGGATTGTTCGTCGCAGATATTTATCATCACATTTATCTGAGCAAGACCCCCTATTTGTTCCTGCTGGGATGGATTTCGCTCCGACTGCGTGGAATGAGGTGGAAGGACGTTGGCTTTACGCGGCCGCGCAGTTGGGGGAAAGCTCTGCTGCTCGGAGTTACGGTTGGGATCGGCATGGAAGTGATGGAATTATTTGGCACACAGCCGCTTCTGGCGCGATGGTTGGGAAAGATGCCCGATCTGTCGGATTTCGCCGGGATGGTTGGCAATCTGAAGATCTTCCTGATTTACCTGATTCTGGTTTGGACTCTGGGAGCGTTGGGAGAAGAGATCGTTTATCGCGGCTACCTGATGAATCGAGTGGCTGGGTTGTTTCGCAATACCAGAGCCGCCTGGGTGGTGAGCTTGATCGCAGTCAGCATTGTTTTCGGGTGCGGACATCTCGATCAGGGAGCCACCGGCATGGTTGAGAATGTGTGGGACGGGCTGCTGCTCGGTGCGCTATATCTGGCGTGCGGACGGAATCTGGCGGTGCCGGTAATCGCCCATGCGTGTACCGACACTTTGGATTTTGTGCTGATCTATCTGGGGAGATATCCGGGGATGCATTAG
- a CDS encoding M20/M25/M40 family metallo-hydrolase, with protein MSPNSPRADMSDLTPSVKQDVQQEVARLAASPEVRSAFNWFRTQEPQLTQWQMEMARIPAPPFGESARAAWLAERFREVGLDDVRIDDVGNVFGTHPGFGRRYVALSAHIDTVFPANTPLNIRQQGSRIYGPGVSDNGAGVAALLGIAALLRNVRVRHSLPFVFIGNVGEEGEGDLRGMRHIFSTPRWKDSIAYSLVLDGAGADTIVAEALGSRRFEVIVRGPGGHSWSDFGAPNPIVILAKAIEMFAATPVPATPKTTFNIGVIRGGTSVNSIPESASMKVDIRSTSMAEMERLEQSMRLALNRSVDDETMGAEMRSSAQKRPSGVSCEVVVIGNRPAGELRAGARILQVVRAVDAQLANAAQVQRASTDANIPLSLGLEAVAIGGGGSGGGAHTLQEWFDSNGRELGLKRILLTMLALAGVGE; from the coding sequence ATGAGCCCGAATTCCCCGCGCGCGGACATGTCCGACCTAACGCCGTCGGTTAAGCAGGACGTGCAGCAGGAAGTGGCTCGCCTGGCGGCATCCCCAGAGGTGCGGTCGGCGTTCAACTGGTTTCGCACGCAAGAGCCGCAACTGACGCAGTGGCAAATGGAGATGGCGCGGATTCCGGCGCCTCCATTTGGAGAGTCGGCGCGGGCGGCCTGGCTGGCGGAGCGCTTTCGCGAAGTCGGGCTCGACGATGTGCGCATCGACGATGTGGGGAATGTGTTCGGCACGCATCCCGGCTTTGGACGGCGGTATGTTGCTTTGAGCGCGCATATTGATACGGTTTTTCCCGCGAACACGCCGCTGAATATCCGGCAGCAGGGCAGCCGTATCTACGGGCCAGGAGTCTCCGACAATGGCGCAGGGGTGGCGGCGCTGCTGGGGATTGCGGCGCTGCTGCGGAACGTGCGGGTACGGCATTCGCTGCCGTTTGTGTTTATTGGAAATGTCGGCGAAGAGGGCGAGGGCGACCTGCGCGGGATGCGCCACATTTTTTCGACGCCGCGCTGGAAAGATTCCATTGCCTACAGCCTGGTGCTCGATGGCGCGGGAGCGGACACGATTGTAGCCGAGGCGTTGGGCAGTCGCCGCTTTGAGGTGATTGTGCGCGGGCCGGGCGGGCATTCGTGGAGCGATTTTGGAGCGCCCAATCCGATTGTGATTTTGGCCAAGGCCATCGAAATGTTTGCCGCGACTCCGGTTCCTGCGACTCCGAAGACGACGTTCAATATCGGCGTCATTCGCGGCGGAACTTCGGTGAATTCCATTCCCGAATCGGCCAGCATGAAAGTCGATATTCGCTCGACCTCCATGGCGGAGATGGAGCGACTGGAGCAATCGATGCGGCTGGCCCTGAACCGCTCCGTCGACGACGAGACCATGGGGGCCGAGATGCGCTCGTCGGCCCAGAAGCGGCCTTCGGGCGTGAGTTGTGAAGTTGTGGTGATCGGGAACCGTCCGGCGGGAGAGTTGCGCGCGGGAGCGCGGATTTTGCAGGTGGTGCGCGCAGTTGACGCCCAGCTGGCGAACGCAGCCCAGGTGCAACGGGCGTCGACCGATGCGAACATTCCTCTGTCGCTGGGACTGGAGGCGGTCGCCATCGGCGGCGGCGGCTCAGGTGGCGGAGCGCACACCTTGCAGGAATGGTTCGATTCCAATGGGCGCGAACTGGGCTTGAAACGAATCTTATTGACCATGCTGGCGCTGGCGGGGGTGGGGGAATGA
- a CDS encoding peptidoglycan-binding domain-containing protein produces the protein MRNWGQIRRAHRAALGGLMILACAAAFGQSADKSPSADSASSSPATAKPAAPAHRKSTAKPAGGATKSTSSRKTQTSRTQTSKTHTASTGKHTSRKKSARVRGQQKIDSERAQAIQEALIREHYLSGEATGTWNQASEEAMRRYQADQGWQSKTVPDSRALIKLGLGPSKDHLLNPESAMTTVPDQPRAEPLSTTSHTAVPAADPASATSAPATPVPPTDPDDASRPQ, from the coding sequence TTGAGAAACTGGGGACAAATTCGCCGAGCGCATCGTGCCGCCCTGGGTGGACTGATGATCCTGGCGTGCGCGGCGGCTTTCGGCCAGAGCGCAGACAAGAGTCCGAGCGCCGATTCAGCCTCCAGCAGTCCGGCTACCGCGAAGCCTGCCGCACCTGCGCATCGCAAATCCACAGCGAAGCCGGCCGGCGGCGCGACGAAATCGACTTCATCACGCAAGACTCAGACCTCCAGAACTCAGACGTCAAAGACTCATACGGCATCGACCGGCAAGCATACCTCGCGAAAAAAGTCAGCGCGCGTGCGCGGCCAGCAAAAGATCGATTCGGAACGAGCCCAGGCCATTCAGGAAGCGTTGATTCGCGAGCACTATCTGAGCGGCGAAGCAACCGGCACGTGGAACCAAGCCAGCGAAGAGGCGATGCGACGCTACCAGGCGGATCAGGGCTGGCAAAGCAAAACGGTTCCCGACTCGCGCGCACTCATCAAACTCGGGCTCGGCCCGAGCAAGGACCATCTACTGAATCCTGAGAGCGCAATGACCACGGTTCCAGACCAGCCCAGGGCCGAGCCCCTGTCCACCACGTCACATACCGCCGTGCCTGCGGCTGATCCAGCGTCCGCCACTTCGGCGCCCGCCACTCCGGTTCCGCCCACCGACCCGGACGATGCCTCTCGGCCGCAGTAG